The segment CGTTTCGAAATATAAAAAAGGCCGTTCTTTCCGTAAATGAGGCGATACGGTTCCTTCCCCAAAAATGAATTGCGACCTACGTTTTCGCCGCCTTCTACGGATTCGAGAAGAAAGGAATGCTTAGCCTCGGTTCCCCCCCATTTTGCAAATAGGGAGACCGGAGTTTCCAGATCCAGAAACACTTGTTTAAAGATCGGAATTAAATTTCCGATCTGAGTTCGCTTCAGAAACTCGTCGTATGTAAGGGAGAATTCCTTCAGAGGTTCGGTCCTTCGATTCCCTTTCCTTCGGATAGGTAACGGGAAATGATCAAACGTTGAATTTGCGAAGTTCCTTCGTAAATTTGGAAAATTTTAGCATCTCTCATCAGTTTCTCCACCGGGTATTCCGAATTGAATCCGTATCCGCCTAGAACTTGTACAGCATCCGTTGTAATTCTCATACAAGAATCCGCGCAGAATACCTTGGCGATCGATGCCTGGTAGGTATTCCTAAATCCTTGGTCGATCAACCAAGCTGCTTGGTAACAAAGAAGTCTTCCTGCTTCGATATCGCGGGCCATCTCCGCTATCATAAATGAAATGGATTGGTTCTCAATAATCGGCTTTCCGAATGCCGCGCGAGTTTTAGCATATTCTAAAGCATGTTCCATGGCGGCTCTGGCCACACCGACAGCTCCAATCGCTACTCCAGGGCGGGTGTGGTCAAAAGCCCCCATAGCGATTTTGAACCCATCGCCTTCGTTTCCGATCATCTGGCTTTTATGGACCTTCACTTCCTCGAAAGTGATTCCACGGGTATCGGAGCATTTTTGTCCCATATTCAACTCTTTCTTACCGACGATTACACCCGGAGTTTTTGAGCTAACGATAAATCCGGTAATCCCTTTATGACCCGCCGCAGGATCCGTTTTGGTTAATACAAAAAACCAATCCGCATAACCTGCGTTGGTAATCCACATTTTGGAACCGTTAATAATATATTCGTCGCCTACTTTTCTTGCCGTGGTTCTAATTCCGGCTACGTCGGAACCGGCGCCCGGTTCCGTCACAGCGTAAGCGCAAAGTTGGAATTGCTCGGTCATCGGCTGGACCCATTTTTTTAGAACCTCGTCACTGGCTCCGATTAGAACCGGAGCCAAAGCCAGATTATTTGCTAAAATAGCCGTCGCCATAGCCGAACAACCCCAGAAAAGTTCTTCACCTATGATTACGTCGTCTAGTTCTTTCATTCCCGCCCCGTTGTATTGCTCGGGGATATGAATATTCATAAGGCCGATTTCCCAGGCCTTTTTTAAAATTTGTAAGGGGTATTCCCCCGTCTTATCATGATGCTCGGCTTTGGGGCGAATTTCATTCTTAGAAAAGTCGCGGGCTAAATCCCGAAGAGCTCTCTGATCGTCCGACAGTGCAAAATCCATTCTCGATAACCTTATGTGGGATGTTCGGGCCTCCGGGAACGGACGGATAAATTGGCTTCTTTCATCCCATCCCGAACGAACCCAATTTGGCCGTTCGCACGAGTCGGCGGAAATTGGAGCAGAATTGCGATTAGGCGTCCCGCTAAACGAGACGGGATGGGAGGAACTTCCCTAAGGAACCCTAAGTTACAGGTTCTAGTTGGAAGGTTCCGAAGTCAAGAACGTACATCCTGTGGTTTCAAGATGCAATCTTGTTAAACTAGCATTATTTGCCGAAATTCGGGCGATCTAAGGGGGTTTTCGGTTCGGAAATTTATTTCCAGCCCCTGGATTTTGGAGACAAAATAAATTTTGCGCTAGGACCTTTTCGGGGATTCGTTTCGTTCCACTGGAAAGTTTTTTTTTCGCCTTTTTTTTGCCGATTCTGGCTCGAAAACCGGATATTCAATTTAGCATTTTTTTATATAGGATAGTGAATTTTGATTGTTGCCGTTTGGTTTCATTAGAAATTATCATATCCCATGCCGACTTAGAACGATCTAAATTGGCTAATTAAAAAAGGAAGAACACAATGAAAAAACTTCTACTCGCCGTTACGGCACTCTCTCTTGTTGCAGCTTTTGCTCTCAGCGCGGAAGAAAAAAAAGAAGCTCCTAAAAAAGAAGAAGGCAAAAAAGAGCACCACGAAAAAGAGCACCACAAAAAAGAGCACCACAAAAAAGAGGAAAAGAAGTAATCCGTTAAACGGACTTCAGCCCTTCGCGCTTGATTTAAGTGTGAAGCGACAACTGGGCTGCCCGCAAGGGCGGCCCTTTTTATTTCGCGATGCCCAAGATTCGAGGAACATTCAAAAAAACGCCGCAAACCGAGCGGGCAAAAAAAAGCCGGCCTAACGAAATGATTACGTTAGTACCGGACTTAAGTGTGAAGCGACGATAGGACCCAAAAAAAATTGAGCCCTAATTTGTATAAATGACCCTGTTTGGCAACCTGTCAGCTATTTTTTCCCAAAAACGATTTCTTTAGAGAATGAGCGGAACTGAGATTCCGCCTGACGCGTCATAGCTGAAATAGGAATCTTTGAAGCAACTCCGAATGAAATTTTCTTTCTCGTTCCTTTCAAACTAGTATTCTAAATTAGCATAATGGTTTTCTTCCGACTTTTTCTTTCGAAAGAATCGAACCTTGGCCTTTGATTTTTAGATTTGGAGAAAATCCTTATCCGATGAAACCAGGAAGGTATTAGGAAGAGATTCTATCCTGACGAAAATCTAATAAACTGGATAAACTCGTAGAAATTGGGAAATTTTCTATTAAAACGTCTTCAATTCTAATATAACGGATACAAAGATTGAAAAATCTGGATAGAAACGGAAACGTTTAAAACCACCGAGGAGGGCTTTTAACCTCTATCGGAATTAGATTTAAGGAAAGAACACAATGAAAAGACCATCATTCACAGTTACCGCACTTTCTTTTAGTTACAGCTTTTGCTTTTAATGCGGAGGAAAAGAAAGAGCCCAAAAAAAGAAGAAGCTAAGAAAGAAGTTCATAAAGCGGAACACAATAAAAAAGAACGCAAGAAGCAATCTAGAAAGAGTTCATCTATCTCTATCGATTGGAGGTAAGGAAGAAATCGACTCGTTAACAAGCGATTGGATGATCTTTTTATTTTGTTCCTTTATTCGTTAAAATGTCGCTTCTATTGGAATGTGCAGAACGTCTTCCTAATTCCAATGCTAGCCGACCTTCCTTCATTTTATTGGGATGAAGATAGGGTGTTTTTGTGATTACTCGAATGATTTTTTTTCCGTACTTTCGAGCAATAAGGTCTTTTAATTCCCTAGTTTCGCTACTGATTACGCTGACCGAAGCGTCGAACGCCCTAAGTAAAGGCTGACTGGAGCTAGGTTTCCCGTTGTCGATTTCGTGAGTGATAATTCGCTTTATACTTGGATCTAAAATTAGTTCTTTGATCGGTTCCGCGTCGACCACACCTCCGTCCAAAAACTCCTCCCCCTCGATTACCGGAATTTCGAATAACAACGGAAATGTCATCGAGGCTAAAATTAGATCGATCGCATTCCCCTCCGTCCGGAGTTCCCGTATTCCTTTGGTTAGATTCGACACCGCTAGGCCTATCGGAGTGGGGAAGTCCTTAAGGTTTTTTCCCCCTATATAGGGTTCCAAAAGATCCCGGATTCGTTTACCGCTTAAAAACCCGGAATATTTTTTTAGACCCTTTCGAAACGGTTTTATAAATTGAGAGAGTACGTTCCCCTCCCAGAAGTCTTTTTTCTTTAAAGTGAGGATAAATCTGGTGATTTCTTCCGGTGGAATTCCTGCCGCGATTAACGAACCGATCAAGGCGCCTGAGCTCGATCCGGTTATTTTTGCCGGTTTAAAGCCGATTTCCTTTAAGCCGAGGACAAAGCCCGAATGTGCAAAAAACCCGAAAAATGCCGAATTCAAGGATAAGGCGTCAAAGGATTTTTTGATGAGAATAGTAGGAGACTTGGCCATTGGAATGTGGTAGAAGCAAGCCGTTTGCCTGTCCATATTTTATCCCGACATTTTTAAGCGACTATTTCGGAATTGTGAAAAACGAAAGCGATGGAAAACGACTTTTCCTCCTAGAGAAAGGAAATAGTGATAGTGCATGGAATTTCGGACGATTTATATCACCACTAAAAACGAAGACGAGGCATTGGAGATCGGAGAGGCTCTGGTAGCGGAAAGACTCGTCGCCTGCGCGAATATAATCCCCAAAATAAGATCCATTTATAGATGGCAGGGAAATATAGAAAAGGACGAGGAGTCAGTATTACTCTTAAAAACTCGATCCGACTTATCCGGCAAAGTGATTTCAAGAGTTAAATCAATGCATAGCTATGCGGTTCCATGTATTGTAAGCTGGAAAATACAGGAGGGAAACGAAGAGTATTTAGAATGGATTCGGACGGAAACGATAAAATAATAGTTTCCTTTTTATCGGATTTCTTTAAACATTTGGATCGCCTCGAGGAATAAATACGGTTTTCGTTATATTCTTTGTGCGTTAAGGTATTCTCGGAAGGAGCGAAAAATGAGTGATGCAGCGGAAAAATTTTGGCAATGGTTCGCAAAAGAACATTCTGCATATTCTAAAATAGATCGGATCGACGACGAGGATCGGGACAGACTCTTTGATGAATTAATGGATAGGCTTCAAGAGGTGAACGAAGAGTTCTATTTTGAAATCGCAGGCGAGGAGACGGGTCCCCAGGAGCTGACCATAATTACCGCAGGAGATGAGTCGCTTTACGCGGAAGCGGAGAGATTCGTAGATCTGGCTCCTCAAATTCCGGGCTGGGAAATATTCTCTTCGGATCACTCTCAATCCGAAGGATTTACGTTAAGCTACGAAGGAATCGAATTCGACTCGGAAGAAATATGGTTTTTACCGCTCGAAAATCCACAGCAGCCTGAATCGTTCGGTTTAAAAGTATGCATACCAGATTATGAATCCATTGCGGATCATCCCGGTTTAAGGACTGCAGTCACTATTCTTTTGGAAACGGTCTTGGGCGAAGAGGAGTTTCCGAAAGAAATCCAGCATTTTGAAGTAGGACCGATTCCGGATGATCCGGACGACGAAGGTTGTATCGAATTAGCGGAACTTCCCGATTACCTAGAATGGCGGAAAGAAAGGGAAAATGCATGAAGTTCCTTTATGCATTATTCGCCTGTTCGATCATCTTCATTTCCTGTAAAAAAACGAAGATACCTGTTCTTACGGAAACGTATTCCCGAGAAGGAATTCAGTTCTCGTATCCTAAGGGCTGGCAGGTTAGCTCCGATGAAACATTTCAGGAAGGAAAAACCCGGACCCGTTTAATTAATTTGGACATGTTGAACGGAGAAGCGATCTTTCAAGTGATCGTCCTTTATTCCGAAACCGACGAATCGTTTTTTCTTTCTACGATAGATAGCATGAGGGGAAAGAAGAAAGAATTTTTCACCAGGAATAATCCTGAAACGAAAGTGGTCGAGGACGGAATCGAGGCTTTGAATGAAAATCTTCCTAAGGGAGTCGTTTTAGCGGCAAGAGAAAAATATTCGGTCGATTATAAATCGGGGAAATTCACCTATTTGAATCGTTTTTATTTTTCGCAGCCCAAAGGAGTTTCCATTTTCTTTACGACCCAAACAAGCGATACTAAGGACGAGGATGACGAACCGATTTTTAGGGCTATTCTAGAGTCGTTTGTCGTTGATGCAAAGAAGAGCGCAGGCTCGGTGTAAAGAGAGCCTGCGAAGAGTTTAGTTCTATAGGGAATTACTCCGACTGAATTACCAGAGTCGATTGTTGACTGGCGCTATGTTTTACGTTCAGAGCGTAGATAAGCAAGGTCGGAACCGAATACAGCGGATCGTACGTGTCCATAGCAATAGCTATTTTGTGACCTGCAGGCAAATCATAAGCTACCGCATTTAGATCGATCGATAGATTGCGAGTCTCTCCAGGCGCTGCGTCAAAGATCGTTGCCGTTCCGTGTGTAATTAAGGTTCCGATTCCGGAAGTATCTAGATCATAAAAGTAAACGTTTATGTTCGCTTTTCCCAATGAGGAGGAGACAATTCCGTTCCAAAAAATCTTACCGCGAATTTTTATCGCACTGGTCAACGTATCCGACTGATATACGATCCCGTTGATTCGACTGATTAAGCCGATCGGAACCGTAACCGGTACATCAAGGTGAGCAGCGAGAATATCCGAAATTATAGGAACTCCGCTAGTGGCCAGGGTATCGGCTCCAGAGAGAATTCCAGTATTCGCATTCGACGTATTTTGAGTCGTAGAAATTTGCCCGTCCGTAAAAAATCCTCTTGGCTTTAGATAGTACGTTCTTTGACTCACGGTTGGCGAAGGCCAGGATGGAAGAGTGACTCGATCCCCGTTAAATTTCTTCTGGAAACTCACCTGTGGTTTGCTCATGATCCCATTATTTACTCCCTTGAGCCAATAATCGAACCAATCATACGCATTACTCCAAACGTAGTTAGACAATCCGAGTATTCCCGGTAGTTCAGCGGATGCATGAATTCCTTCGTTCAGATCCAATTTCTTAGGGACCGTTAGTTGAGAATAATAATCTAGAATCTCATTCGGATTAAAAAGATCATCCTCGAAATTGTTGGACATATAAACCGGTTTCCCTGCCGCATTCAGTTGAGCTACGAAATTGTCCGGAGATCTGTCCTGTGCCCAAGTTGTTACTGCGGCAATGTTCGTTTGAGCAAGCAGGTTCTGAAAGTATTGGGCAATTACCGGATCCATATGTCCAAGAAAATATCCGGAACCTATAAGTAGCAGTCCCCAAACTATACGTGGAGTACTGTTTCCGTAAAGGGAACGTTTTAGATCTCCCCAGCCGCTCATAGCCACCGCGGTTTTGATACGAGGTTCTTCGCTTACGCCGATGAGAGAAATTCCCGCGCCGTACGAGATTCCTCCGATTCCGATGTTTGCCGCATCGACAGGTGCATTAGCTAAAAGCCAATCCAAAATCGAGCTTAAATCCTGACGATCTAACGGACCTGCCGTATTGATTAATCCTCCGGAAGTTCCAAATCCTCTAGTATTATAACTGAGAACAACATACCCTTTTTTGGCGAGTATTGCGGCCGGAACAAGATACTCATACTTATTTAGCGCCCAACTGTTTACAAAAACCACCGCAGGATATTTTACTCCGGCAGGAGGATTCACAGGTTTAAAAATATTCGCTGTGAGAATTATTCCATCCTGTGCCGTTACCTTTATGGAATCGTCGAAGGTAAAACTTCCGTCGTTCTGCTGAGCGAACGCCGTATTGATTTGGGAAGCAGTATCGCTCGCGCTAAACGAAGAAGCTGTAATTCCGTTAACGGAGACCGCATTCTGAGTCTGCTGAGACACGCCCGGAATCAGTCCGGCCAGGAACGCCGCATTTTGTCCTGATGAATTCCCCGACTCATTTTTGCAGGAAGAAAAACCGGCAATACAAGCTAGGGATGTTATGCAGATTCGCATAACAAATGTTCGATATCCAATTCTCATTTTCTCTTTCTCCTTAAGCTTTTTGGCAAAGGCCATATAGATTCGCTTAATACTAAAGGAGTATAGCAGGGAAAAAATTCGGATCGTCTGAGATTTTTATTTTAGACGAATAAAAGGTCTTAATTAATGATTTAAGACCTTTTATTAGAATTCCTTAAAGGAATATACTTTGATATGAAATCATATTTTCTTTGAGGTATTTCCGTCCCTCGCGAAAAATTGCGGTATTAATTAGAAGAGTCTGCGGTTCTTCTCTCGGTAGAAAAATTTCGGAAAGATTATGAATTCTTAAGACTACGTATATAGTCTCTAGGTGAAACTCCTGTGACGGATTTGAAGGCGAGATTGAACGTCGCTTTGGAATTAAAGCCGGAACGATACGCGACGGAAAGGATATTTGCCCCATTTTCCCGCTTTAAAAGTAGGATAGCTTCTTCCACACGGAATCCGTTTACAAAGCGGGAAAAATTGGTTTTGCGATGCTGGTTTAGATATTCCGATAGTTGATATGGTTTGACATCTAATTTAGTGGATAAGGAGGCGAGAGTTAAATCCTCATCTAGATAAAGTTTCTCATGATTCATTAAATCCGATAAGCGAGTCCCTAAATCTTGTAAGTCCATTCCTTCTAATCTAGAATTCCGGTATGCTTCGCGAACGGACGGTCCGATTTCATGGAAAATCTGGGGAAAACTCAATTGAGCCAGATATCCGACTACTGCGTAGAATATAGTGCTAATGGTTGCGATAAATAGAAGATTCAAATCCCGGATAATATAGGATGTTATGAGGATAGTCGTGACGCTTCCGCTTCCTAGGATGATATAGAATAAAATTCTCGCACCTGCTTCCGTTTTCAAGTGTTCGAGTCGAAATAAGGTGCGGGTCTGCCATACCACAGTTAGATAGTATACTAAGTTACCTATATAGGCCAGAATTAGTAGGATATCCAACCAACTAGGTTCTCCTTTTTTAAAGTAATCGATCGGTCTTGATATAAATAGCCCAGGTGATATAAGATAAACGAGAGGGAATCCTAGTAAAAGTAGAATACCGGGGAAATAAAAACGTATTTCGGATCTAGACGAAGTATATTCTTGAACTGTTACGGAGAATAAACTATACATTCCTGGTCCTAAAACCCACGCGAAAGGAATGTGAAGATGATTTAAAAACGAAGGTTCGAAATAAATCTCCTTTAAGAGAAAATATACGTAGAAAAATTGTACGGAGACACCGAAGGAAAGTAAAAAAAGAATTTTGAAAGTAACGGTTCGTTCGGGTCGAAGCAAGGCGCCTATTCCGAGAAGTAGGCAAAAGATTGCTCCGAAGAAAACTATTTCCTGGAGTAAAGGAATCACTTGTTTAGGAGATTTCTTAAACGAACATGATGTCAACTTCTTTCAGTGCTCTTATAGATTTCCTTTTAGGAACGGGCTTAGTCGATCGGCTTTCGAGAAGAGAAAGTGGCCTTGGATCTCTACTACTTTACTTTAATTCGCTCGCCAACTATCGAATAAAAAACCGGCAGTAGAAATAGACTTAAAAAGGCGGAACTTAAAATTCCCCAAACCATCAGCCGCAGCGATCGGATGTCGTAGATCCGAACTGATTCCATTCGATAGAGATGCGGGTAACAACCCGATAAAGGCCACAAAAGCGGTCATAAGAACAGGTCATAATCTGAGACCGGCTCCTTCCAATACGGCATTTTGATCTGTCCGTGATGAGTCCGAAAATCGTTCGCGGGAGAATTACTTCTATCTTCGATAAAATTTCTCCATTGTAAAACGAAGAGTCCAATGTCCGGAAATACGGCAATAGTAAAGAAGTAAGTTTTTTTATTCAATTGGCAGTATGTTTGTCGAAGCAGATGGTAAATTTGGCTCCCTGATTCGGAAAACTTTGTACTTCGATGTCTCCTCCCATCGATTCGATCTGACTTTTTACCATGAACAACCCGAGTCCTTTTCCTCGAAGATTCTGGTGAAACGTTTTGTGCAATTGGAAGATTTTTGCGCCATTCCTCTTCATATCGATTCCGGAGCCGTTGTCGCTCCAAGTCAAAAAATGTTTTCCGGAGAATACAAAGGTTTCGATTTTGATTTCGGGCGGAATCGTATCTAACGAGTATTTAAGAGAATTAGAAAGTAGATTGGAGAAAATGCTCTCCATGTAAGCCTTATTGTATAAGAACGAGACCAATTTCGAAAAGTCCGCAGATATGACGGCTTTTCTTTTCTGAATTTCAGGTAAAAAACCGGCTGATACCGAATCCAAAATTTTATCAAAGATGATTTTCTCCGGCTTTAAGTCCTTAGCTTGCTGAACTTTTACGACATCCACTAAATCATCTAGAATCCCCATCATTTTTGTGGAAAGCTCTTGAAGCATGCGAAGGTACTTACTCGTTTCTTCTTGATTGGAACTTTCTCGAAGCAGATCGACAAGTATCGGAAGGTTTCCGACGGGAGCGCGGAGATTATGGGATATGATTCTGTTAAACTCTTCTAGCTGATGGTTTTGGCGAGTCAGTTGATTAATCAGCGTTTTATTTTTCTCTTCCGTTTCCACTTCTTTTGTGACGTCTTGGAAAACTCCCCGAATTTTTTCGGTTTTCCCTGCTTCCGATTGGGGCTTTCCGATAATTCGGATCCATATCCTTTTATTTTTTCCCGTCTTCGCAGGAACTTTTATATCCCAGGATTCTCCGGATTTAGCGCTTTCAAAAACCGAGTTTTGTATTATTGTCCTAACTTCATCAGGATAAAACCGTAATGAATCTTCAAAGCTCATAATATTATTATTGGAAATTTCCAACAGCTCATGGGCGTATTGAGACCATTCGGAAATCATCGTGGTTAAATCCAATTCCCAGGCACCCATTAAAGAGAGCTTACAAGCGTCCTGAAGTAATTCTTCCGATTTCTTTAATTTTTTTCGAATGGTAATTTCTTGCGATAAATCGCGAGAGGTTGTATGCAATTGAAATACTTCGCCATTCGAATTTCTAATAGGTCGAGTCAAGGTTTGCAACCAGACAAAATTGCCGTCCTTTCTTAAAAAGCGATGTTCGATCATATTACTATCGCTTCCTTGCAGAGAAGGAATGTGGCCGGTTCTTCTTATATATTCCTGATCTTCTTTATGAAAAAAATCATACGGGTTCTTTCCGATAAGTTCTTCGGGTTCATAGCCTGCGATAGTTTTGATGGAGGGACTCACATAAAGATATTTACCGTCAGCTGAGTGAAGGCAAACCAGTTCCCGCCCTTCTTCGATCAGATATTTAAAGAAATCTAGATTAGGGGCCGTCATAGCACAATAGGGCAGCAAGACTAGAATTCCTTTCAACTAAAAGACTAGAATGGGCAAATTTAGCTGGGTACAAAGATTGGTTCCGGTAATGGATTTCAATAAATCACCCAAAAATGAAACGCGTATGTCCGAATCAAGGCGGGTGAAAAGCAAATGTTTTAACTCTTTTTTGCGAATTCACCCTAAGTTTCTTCCAGGAAGCATCGACATTATTAATATGGCTTCCTTGCTTCGCAGTTTGCTAACGTTACTGATAATAGTTCCCGTTTCTATTTTTTCGGAAGAAGCGACTCTTTTTCGATGGAAGCTTAAAACCGGAGACGACTTAGAGCTAAACGAGTATCATAAAGTTCAGGCTCGCCAAGGTAATAGGATTATTCGGCGCGAAGATAAGAATAGAATCGTGTTAAGAACCGAGAAATGCGATTCGGAAGGTTGTGAATTAGCTGGAATTTTCAACACCTATACTAAGTTTCCGCAAGTAGATCCCGCATTCTACAAGGATAGAACCTACAAAAGCAGATTTCTCTTAACGGAGCTCGGAGAATACAAAGTTCCTGCAAAATACATTATGCCGAATCTACGCTCGCTTCCTAGTTTTTCAGAGACTGCAGTTGAAACGGGAAGCGAATGGACCAAACCGGCGACCGAAAGCTTTCAATTTTCGCAATCGAGGATGGAAATTCCGGTTCAAGCCAAGTACACTTTTAAGGGAACCCAAGATTGGGCCTATGCAAACGAAAATGGTAGAGCTCAATTAATAGAATATACGTATACGCTCTTACATGATTCGGAGGTCTCTGCCGCCGGAGTCCCTTATAAGATTTACGGATTTGCAAAGGGACAAGTTTATTTCGATGCTGATGCGGGAATTCCCCAATATAAACATATTCAATTAGTTTATACGTTTCTCTATCCGAACGGGATCTCGCAAGAAATGTCTTTTGATATTCATGGGCTGTATTCAAAACAAAGAAGTTTGAGCGAACCAGATAAGGATCAAATTGCGGAAGAAGTAAAAAAAATACTCGGGCCTATGCGGGGAAGACCCTCACAGCCGGTAGGAAAGAAATCTACTGCGATCGGAAACGGGTTGCACTGGCCCGAGTGGGAAGAGGGGCCGGCTAAAGATCAACCGGCAAATCGCCCCCCTGTCGAAGTGCGCAAATCCGAAGAAGGCGTTACACTATCTTTGGATAATCTTTTATTCGATACGAATCGCTCCGATCTTCAGGAATCTTCCAAAGAAATAATCTCGAAGATCGCCGATGTGCTTAAAAAATATCCAGATAAGGAAATTCGTATCAGCGGTCATACGGACGATCGAGGGAGCCAAGAATATAATTTAAAACTTTCTCAAGAAAGAGCTCTTTCGGTACTGAAGGAGCTTCGGGATGCTCATGGCATAGAGCAGGCTCGAATGTCTTATCGCGGATACGGAAAATCTAAGCCGATTTCCGACAACTCATCGGAAGAATCGAGAGCTAAGAATCGAAGGGTAGACATCACCATTGTTTTGGATTAGCGACTTGGCAATATTGATCGGTCAGTTAACGATTTTGTATAAATGATTTGAGTATTCTATTTTTATTAATCGATTCGGTAGGTTCCGGAATTCGATCTATTCGTGAATATATCCCCAACTTTCCAGAACTTTTCGGACTTCTTTTCCTAAAGCTGCTTGGCCGGGGGAATCGGAATTTCCGGACAGTCCGGCGTCATTATAGATGTAAGGAACGGTCGAAGAGCGAAATTCGTAAGGAAGTTTAGAAGACGCTACCGTTTCGGGGGAGGTTGCATAAACCCGATTTCCCGCCTCGGGAGAAAATCCCCACTTTCCGGATTTATAATTCTCTAATCTGCCGTCTTTCCATAAGGAAAGCCTAAATCGAAATGTCGGCTCAACCGTATCTATTCTTAATACGACCTCTTTTCCCGGCGACTGAGTTACCTTTAAGGATAGATTTCGGTGTTCAGATCGAACGGTTTCAAAAGGAGAATC is part of the Leptospira broomii serovar Hurstbridge str. 5399 genome and harbors:
- the cutA gene encoding divalent-cation tolerance protein CutA translates to MEFRTIYITTKNEDEALEIGEALVAERLVACANIIPKIRSIYRWQGNIEKDEESVLLLKTRSDLSGKVISRVKSMHSYAVPCIVSWKIQEGNEEYLEWIRTETIK
- a CDS encoding CocE/NonD family hydrolase — translated: MRIGYRTFVMRICITSLACIAGFSSCKNESGNSSGQNAAFLAGLIPGVSQQTQNAVSVNGITASSFSASDTASQINTAFAQQNDGSFTFDDSIKVTAQDGIILTANIFKPVNPPAGVKYPAVVFVNSWALNKYEYLVPAAILAKKGYVVLSYNTRGFGTSGGLINTAGPLDRQDLSSILDWLLANAPVDAANIGIGGISYGAGISLIGVSEEPRIKTAVAMSGWGDLKRSLYGNSTPRIVWGLLLIGSGYFLGHMDPVIAQYFQNLLAQTNIAAVTTWAQDRSPDNFVAQLNAAGKPVYMSNNFEDDLFNPNEILDYYSQLTVPKKLDLNEGIHASAELPGILGLSNYVWSNAYDWFDYWLKGVNNGIMSKPQVSFQKKFNGDRVTLPSWPSPTVSQRTYYLKPRGFFTDGQISTTQNTSNANTGILSGADTLATSGVPIISDILAAHLDVPVTVPIGLISRINGIVYQSDTLTSAIKIRGKIFWNGIVSSSLGKANINVYFYDLDTSGIGTLITHGTATIFDAAPGETRNLSIDLNAVAYDLPAGHKIAIAMDTYDPLYSVPTLLIYALNVKHSASQQSTLVIQSE
- a CDS encoding acyl-CoA dehydrogenase family protein, coding for MDFALSDDQRALRDLARDFSKNEIRPKAEHHDKTGEYPLQILKKAWEIGLMNIHIPEQYNGAGMKELDDVIIGEELFWGCSAMATAILANNLALAPVLIGASDEVLKKWVQPMTEQFQLCAYAVTEPGAGSDVAGIRTTARKVGDEYIINGSKMWITNAGYADWFFVLTKTDPAAGHKGITGFIVSSKTPGVIVGKKELNMGQKCSDTRGITFEEVKVHKSQMIGNEGDGFKIAMGAFDHTRPGVAIGAVGVARAAMEHALEYAKTRAAFGKPIIENQSISFMIAEMARDIEAGRLLCYQAAWLIDQGFRNTYQASIAKVFCADSCMRITTDAVQVLGGYGFNSEYPVEKLMRDAKIFQIYEGTSQIQRLIISRYLSEGKGIEGPNL
- a CDS encoding helix-turn-helix domain-containing protein, with translation MIPLLQEIVFFGAIFCLLLGIGALLRPERTVTFKILFLLSFGVSVQFFYVYFLLKEIYFEPSFLNHLHIPFAWVLGPGMYSLFSVTVQEYTSSRSEIRFYFPGILLLLGFPLVYLISPGLFISRPIDYFKKGEPSWLDILLILAYIGNLVYYLTVVWQTRTLFRLEHLKTEAGARILFYIILGSGSVTTILITSYIIRDLNLLFIATISTIFYAVVGYLAQLSFPQIFHEIGPSVREAYRNSRLEGMDLQDLGTRLSDLMNHEKLYLDEDLTLASLSTKLDVKPYQLSEYLNQHRKTNFSRFVNGFRVEEAILLLKRENGANILSVAYRSGFNSKATFNLAFKSVTGVSPRDYIRSLKNS
- a CDS encoding patatin-like phospholipase family protein translates to MDRQTACFYHIPMAKSPTILIKKSFDALSLNSAFFGFFAHSGFVLGLKEIGFKPAKITGSSSGALIGSLIAAGIPPEEITRFILTLKKKDFWEGNVLSQFIKPFRKGLKKYSGFLSGKRIRDLLEPYIGGKNLKDFPTPIGLAVSNLTKGIRELRTEGNAIDLILASMTFPLLFEIPVIEGEEFLDGGVVDAEPIKELILDPSIKRIITHEIDNGKPSSSQPLLRAFDASVSVISSETRELKDLIARKYGKKIIRVITKTPYLHPNKMKEGRLALELGRRSAHSNRSDILTNKGTK
- a CDS encoding OmpA family protein; the protein is MASLLRSLLTLLIIVPVSIFSEEATLFRWKLKTGDDLELNEYHKVQARQGNRIIRREDKNRIVLRTEKCDSEGCELAGIFNTYTKFPQVDPAFYKDRTYKSRFLLTELGEYKVPAKYIMPNLRSLPSFSETAVETGSEWTKPATESFQFSQSRMEIPVQAKYTFKGTQDWAYANENGRAQLIEYTYTLLHDSEVSAAGVPYKIYGFAKGQVYFDADAGIPQYKHIQLVYTFLYPNGISQEMSFDIHGLYSKQRSLSEPDKDQIAEEVKKILGPMRGRPSQPVGKKSTAIGNGLHWPEWEEGPAKDQPANRPPVEVRKSEEGVTLSLDNLLFDTNRSDLQESSKEIISKIADVLKKYPDKEIRISGHTDDRGSQEYNLKLSQERALSVLKELRDAHGIEQARMSYRGYGKSKPISDNSSEESRAKNRRVDITIVLD
- a CDS encoding PAS domain S-box protein; the protein is MLPYCAMTAPNLDFFKYLIEEGRELVCLHSADGKYLYVSPSIKTIAGYEPEELIGKNPYDFFHKEDQEYIRRTGHIPSLQGSDSNMIEHRFLRKDGNFVWLQTLTRPIRNSNGEVFQLHTTSRDLSQEITIRKKLKKSEELLQDACKLSLMGAWELDLTTMISEWSQYAHELLEISNNNIMSFEDSLRFYPDEVRTIIQNSVFESAKSGESWDIKVPAKTGKNKRIWIRIIGKPQSEAGKTEKIRGVFQDVTKEVETEEKNKTLINQLTRQNHQLEEFNRIISHNLRAPVGNLPILVDLLRESSNQEETSKYLRMLQELSTKMMGILDDLVDVVKVQQAKDLKPEKIIFDKILDSVSAGFLPEIQKRKAVISADFSKLVSFLYNKAYMESIFSNLLSNSLKYSLDTIPPEIKIETFVFSGKHFLTWSDNGSGIDMKRNGAKIFQLHKTFHQNLRGKGLGLFMVKSQIESMGGDIEVQSFPNQGAKFTICFDKHTAN